The genome window AAATTACAATAGATAAACCAGATCCCTACAACCAAAATTAGACATCGATCTACAAAAAGATGAACGAAAATATTACGGAGTAGCTCAACAGTGGATAAGGCCTCTGAAATAAGGCGCATGAGTTGAGAAAAATTTTACTTGTGCCAAGTAAAACCTACTATGTTAGAAGCACAAGGTGAAGTATGCCCAAGATGCATGTGTTAGGAAAACTTGTTGCACATAGAAAAGAAATCTGTTATAGTGAAAGATCGAGCTAGAGAGGCGTTTGAGACACACAAGTTAACGAAAATCCAACTCACGCTATGTAAAACCTACTATGACGAAAGCACAAGGTAAAGTACGTCTTAGATGCATGAAAACTTGACCTAcataagataaaaaagaaagaaaaaaaatcaaatgacgtAATTCTAACCGTAAAAAAGCACCAAAGTATATTTTCCGGAGGGGGAAGGAATAAATGATAGGGAATATAAAATCACTAGCCATCGTTCATTACATCAATGCCACGTAAGATCAATACCCTTTTGACCATGTGTATAAGATTCCAAAAGGCAACTCTGGTGAGTTGCCTCCTATGtaaaatatttatagaaatatttttagaAGCTTCTCCTATTGAGTATTCATAGGAATATTCTTGAAAATCTAAGAGGATAACTCGAGTTGATTACGAACTATCTCCATTGTAGAATATTTACATTAATATTTATTGAAGTCCAAGGGACAGCTCGAGTTGGTTTCGAATTACCTCCCATGTATAATATTTGAATTATCtcccttataaaatatttataggaatattctcgAAAGTCTAGATAGCTCGGGTCATTTATGAATCGTCTTCTTTGTgaaatattcataggaatattcTCGAAAATTTAGAAACATTGATTACGAATTATTTTTCTTGTGGAATCTTTATGGGATATTCTTTCTTCTTAAAGtcagtataaaaatatatcattaactCTATATTATAGAAAAGATCTCGAAACTAACTTAAACGTCGAAAGGATCAGCTTGATAAATTACTTTTGACTTTTATCTTTGTATAGGAACGAGTCTAGAGAAGTGATACTTCATTCTAAACGACTCCTCGCATACGGATCAGACCCCGTTGTAATAACAAAAATGTCACCAACTTTTTTTTCCTAGCAGGTGACCGAATGCGattgatatttaaatttattgttattattattattattttatttaagaaCAAATATTATTACTGTCTTGATGTGGGCGAGAAATGCGTGAACGGTGGCGGGGGGTTGGCTCGAACGTTCTTGTCATGTGATCGTTGGATCTCTCCTCCCTCCGTcaacctcctcaaatctctccatCATCTCTTAACGCCTCGTTAATTAGCTCCCTCATCTCCCTGCTCACGCGATAAATCCTCCCCTTCTTGTCGGTCGCCGGTTCCCATTCATCACCTCCGCGTTGGTCAGGGTATCACAGCCATCCCGCATTCTCGATTCCCTTTCTTCCTCCCCATCGCTCGTTCTCTTGTCGGGAGAAGGCTTCCCTCTTCCCCTCCTTCCGCTCCCGATCAcgtaagcctctctctctctctctctcccccgatCGATCTGTTGGTAGTTGTTTTCGAGTTCTTGCGATAGGTTTTTGCTGTTCTAGGAgctgtgtttttctttttttctgcaaAAAATATGCGTTTTTTCGTTGTTCCTTTTCATGCAGGCCTTGCTTTTCCGTCAGATCTGGATTTGGTTCTCGTAGGGTTTTCTTGGATGACAAGGGATCTGGACCGGATCGGTTCTCGTGCTAGATTTGTGTATTACTTATGCGTTTTGTGTTTGATGAATTGCCCGACCTTAAATTGTAATGTAGTTTTGATGATTTCGTTGTTGTTCCGTGGAACCTTTGATTCGATATTCGTGGTTCTGATGACTCGAGAATCAACCTATGATTCACATCATCTTGATAGATAACCGGTTGCATTTGTTGTTCTGTTCAAGATGTACAAATTTTGGTTCCTTATTTTCGCGATTCTCGTTGGCATATCTTGTTATCGACAAATTGAAGCGTAGGTGAAAACCCTAATTGACCAAAAAATGTTCGATTTTACGTTGTCGCCAGAATATTTTACGATCACGTTTGCCGATTTCTGAGCAATTCTAGGTCTTCTTTTATTGCTGCAAATCACTTTGCAATTTAATTGCTCGATGAGCGCTTGTGATTTTGGATCTGATATGTGTAGACAACGTGCGATCTTTCTTTGGCAGAGTTTAGTTTATAGATGGCGACGTACAAACCCAAAAACATCCTCATTACAGGGGCGGCAGGCTTCATTGCGTCCCATGTTGCCAACCGCCTCGTTTGGAACTACCCCGAGTACAAGATCGTGGTTCTCGACAAGCTTGATTACTGCTCCAACCTGAAGAACCTCAACCTGTCGCGCTCCTCTCCGAACTTCAAGTTTGTCAAGGGTGATATTGGGAGCGCCGACCTCGTCAACTACCTCCTCATCACCGAGTCGattgataccatcatgcattttgcaGCCCAGACCCATGTTGATAATTCTTTTGGTAACTCCTTTGAGTTCACCAAGAACAACATATATGGCACCCACGTCCTCCTGGAGGCCTGCAAGGTCACTGGTCAGATTAAGAGGTTTATCCATGTTAGCACTGATGAGGTCTACGGAGAGACTGATGAGGACGCTGTGGTTGGCAACCACGAGGCATCTCAACTTCTGCCAACCAACCCATACTCGGCAACAAAGGCTGGGGCTGAGATGCTTGTTATGGCTTATGGAAGGTCATATGGCTTGCCTGTGATCACTACCCGAGGAAACAATGTGTATGGGCCAAATCAATTCCCTGAGAAGCTGATCCCAAAATTTATTCTCTTGGCCATGAGAGGGCAGCCACTTCCAATTCACGGTGATGGCTCAAATGTGAGAAGCTATTTGTACTCTGAAGATGTTGCAGAAGCTTTTGAGGTCATCCTCCACAGAGGAGAAGTTGGGCATGTTTATAATATCGGCACAAAGAGAGAAAGGAGAGTGATTGATGTAGCGAGGGACATCTGTGCACTTTTTTCACTAGACCCAGTTAAGGTTATTCAGTTTGTGGAGAATCGACCTTTCAATGACCAGAGGTACTTTTTGGATGATCAGAAGCTGAAGAACCTGGGATGGTCGGAGCGGACTGCATGGGATGATGGACTCAAGAAGACGATGGAGTGGTATATGAGCCATCCAGATTGGTGGGGAGATGTTTCAGGAGCACTTTTACCTCATCCACGGATGTTGATGATGCCTGGTATTGAAAGGCATACTGATGGGTCTGAAGAAACCAAGTCCATGTCTTTGCAGTCAACGACCACTAATAGTCAGAACCGGATGGTGGTTCCTGCTGCAAGAAGCAGTGTGGCACCTCCTAAGAAACCATATTTGAAGTTCTTGATATACGGTAGGACTGGATGGATAGGGGGCCTTCTTGGCAAGATATGCGAGAAGCAGGGGATACCATACGAGTATGGAAGGGGTCGTTTGGAAGAGCGTTCCCATCTCATACTTGACATTCAGAATGTGAAGCCAACTCATGTTTTCAATGCTGCTGGTGTGACTGGTAGACCTAATGTTGACTGGTGCGAATCTCATAAGCAGGAGACAATTCGCACGAATGTTGTGGGAACTCTGAATTTGGCAGATGTCTGTAGGGATCATGACCTGTTACTGATGAATTATGCTACCGGTTGTATTTTCGAGTATGATGCTAAACATCCTGAAGGGTCGGGCATCGGATTCAAGGAGGAAGACAAGCCAAACTTTATTGGATCCTTCTATTCAAAAACTAAAGCAATGGTACTTTTTGTTGCATTTAAAGAAATTATCTTTTCAAACTTATGTTATTTTGTGTATTCTTAAAAGCTAACAAATTAGTTATTGTTGGGCCATGATGCAGGTTGAAGAGCTTTTGAGGGAATATGAGAATGTCTGTATCCTTAGAGTTCGAATGCCAATATCTTCTGATCTTAGCAATCCACGTAACTTCATTACCAAAATCGCTCGTTATGACAAAGTTGTGAACATTCCAAATAGCATGACGGTTTTAGACGAACTTCTCCCCATTTCAATTGAGATGGCAAAGAGAAATTGCAGAGGAATATGGAACTTTACCAATCCTGGTGTGGTGAGCCACAATGAGATCCTAGAGATGTACAGGAGCTACATTGATCCCAGCTTTAAGTGGACCAATTTTACATTGGAAGAACAGGCTAAAGTCATAGTTGCACCTCGAAGCAACAATGAGATGGATGCTACAAAATTAAAGAGAGAGTTTCCTGAGTTGTTGTCCATCAAAGATTCTCTCATCAAGTTTGTTTTTGAGCCAAACAAGAAGGTCCTTTCTCACTGATAGGCTTCCTCAATTTCACAGTTTCCCTAGACTTTGGAACTAAGCAGTTGACCCTTAGTCTTTTAATCATTAATGTCATCTAATACTTTGCAGTATGACTATCATAAGACAAACTCTGCATCAGGAATACTTTTTCTAGGCGGGAGGAAAAACCTGATTAATTTTATTAGGTAGTCTGCCTTGTTCTTGTTTAGGTTCTTTACAAGAGGCTATTATTATTTTTGTCTTCTAAATTTGTACTGTCCACTTTATGTGGCATGTAGTAGCTTCATTCTGTTAATGCATCCATTTATTGTTTACATTCTGCATTCTATTTGTCATTTTTTTTCTACTTCTTCTACTTTGTGAATATTTCTATGGAATCTATCTTTTGATCTTTGTGCGCAATGGAGTCCAAATCATGGATATCCAGTTTGCTTATTTTTTTGATTGTGTacattttgtttattattttgaatCATTTTTTACTAGTTGATCCTGGTGAATTGCCAAGTAGGCATGGAGCTAATCTTCAGGAAGGCACCAAGTCGCCTTTCATTAACAGGAACTCTGTTTTGACAAGAGGTTGACATTGGATGTTACTACTGTGAGATCTCAGTCGTCATCAGCACAAGCACTGACATGTCGTGATCGTGGGATTGGACGTTCGGGCCACGAGGGGGAGAAGGGAGGAGTCCTGTCCTGATCGTCTCCCCTCATCCTCCGTCGAGGTTGACCGACCagtgaagagggagaggagggctCGACTATCGACTATCGACTATCGACTATCGACTGTCGAGGGGGagttatttattaaattaaaggTAATATGAATACtatctctaaaatattaaaaacatgAACACCTTCCAAAAAAGCTAAAAAGTAAgagatttttaataaaaattatcctttttactatgcattatatatatatatatatatatatatatatatatatataaaatctccaTCGAAGAAGGCAACCGATGATAAATATATTGTCGAAAGAAATCTGCTGAACTTCTCAAGTTTCCCTTAGAAAATATCAGACTGGAGGAGAATGACTTCATTCCCCCGTAGTCGAGGCAGCAACAGCGCAATTCACACCTGACAGGTTCGTGGATGAAAGGATTGAGCCGTGTTTGGCTCTCTTTCTCGTCCCAATAAGGCTTTTAATGATGAATGAACGAACCAAGAAGTTGATCGCGCCTTTTCCAGAAGATGGCGAGAAGCGTGCGCGTGGTGGGACGCACGTGCTTCGCATGTGATTGTTTAGAGGTTCCGTTCACCTCCTCAAGTCTGTCCTTATCTCTTTAACCGCCTCATTAATCACCTTTCTCATCGCCGCTCCGCATTCCGCCATTCCTTTTCTCATCGCCGCTTCGCATCCGGTGGGACTTACTCGTTCTCCTGTCGGAATAAGCCTTCCCCGTTCCTCCCTCCTCCTGCTCACCATCTCGCGTAAGCTTTTCCTCTCCCTCCCTATCCATCTGTTGTTGGTACTTGTTTTCGAGTTGTTGCGATGGGCATTGCATTACCTTCAGATCTGGATTTGGTTCTCGTCGGGTTTTCTCGAATGACACGTGACCTGGACCGGATCGGTTATTTTCTTGTGCATTCTGTGTTTGATGAATTGGCTGACCGTTTAATGGAATATAGATTTGATGATTTCGTTGTTGATCCGTGGAGCCTTTTTGATTCGATATTTCTGGTTCTGATGACTCGAGAACTATTATTCTTTGATTCACATCACATTGATAGATAACTGGTTGTATTTGTTGCTCTGTTCAAGATATACGGATTTTGGTTCCTTATTTTCGCGATTCCGGTTGGTGTATCTTGTTATCGTCAAATTCAAGCGCGGGTGGAAACCCCTAATCGACCAAAAATGTTCGACTTTTACCTTTTCCCCAGAATATTTTACGATCCCGTTTGCCATCTGTGAGCAATTTATGGTCTTCTTTTCTGTAATTATTGCTTCAGATTAGTTTGCAAGTTGCTTGCTGCCATGTGTGGACAATGTGCGATCTTTGTTTGGCAGAGTTCAGTCTGTAGATGGCGGCTACGTACAAACCCAAAAACATACTCATAACCGGAGCGGCAGGCTTCATTGCGTCCCATGTCGCCAACCGCCTCGTTTGTAACTACCCCCAGTACAAGATCGTGGTTCTCGACAAGCTTGATTACTGCTCCAACCTCAATAACCTCAACCCATCACGCCCCTCTCCCAACTTCAAGTTTGTCGAGGATGATATTAGGAGCGCTGACCTCATCAACGACCTCCTGATCACCGAATCGattgataccatcatgcattttgcaGCCCAGACCCATGTTGATAATTCTTTTGGTAACTCCTTTGAGTTCACCAAGAACAACATCTACGGCACCCACGTTCTCCTGGATGCCTGCAACGTCACTGGTCGGGTTAGGAGGTTTATCTATGTTAGCACTGATGAGGTCTATGGAGAGACAGATGAGGATGCCACGGTTGGCAAACACGAGGGGTCTCAACTTCTGCCAACCAACCCATACTCGGCAACAAAAGCCGGGGCTGAGATGCTTGTTATGGCTTATGGAAAGTCATACGGCTTGCCTGTGATCACTACCCGAGGAAACAATGTGTATGGGCCATTTCAATTTCCGGAGAAGCTGATCCCAAAATTTATTCTTTTGGCCATGAGAGGGCAGCCACTTCCGATTTACGGTGATGGCTCCAATGCTAGAAGCTTTTTGTACTGTGAGGATGTTGCAGAGGCTTTTGATGTCATCCTCCACAAAGGAGAAGTTGGGCATGTTTATAATATCGGCACAAAGATAGAAAGGA of Musa acuminata AAA Group cultivar baxijiao chromosome BXJ2-3, Cavendish_Baxijiao_AAA, whole genome shotgun sequence contains these proteins:
- the LOC135608559 gene encoding trifunctional UDP-glucose 4,6-dehydratase/UDP-4-keto-6-deoxy-D-glucose 3,5-epimerase/UDP-4-keto-L-rhamnose-reductase RHM1-like, with amino-acid sequence MATYKPKNILITGAAGFIASHVANRLVWNYPEYKIVVLDKLDYCSNLKNLNLSRSSPNFKFVKGDIGSADLVNYLLITESIDTIMHFAAQTHVDNSFGNSFEFTKNNIYGTHVLLEACKVTGQIKRFIHVSTDEVYGETDEDAVVGNHEASQLLPTNPYSATKAGAEMLVMAYGRSYGLPVITTRGNNVYGPNQFPEKLIPKFILLAMRGQPLPIHGDGSNVRSYLYSEDVAEAFEVILHRGEVGHVYNIGTKRERRVIDVARDICALFSLDPVKVIQFVENRPFNDQRYFLDDQKLKNLGWSERTAWDDGLKKTMEWYMSHPDWWGDVSGALLPHPRMLMMPGIERHTDGSEETKSMSLQSTTTNSQNRMVVPAARSSVAPPKKPYLKFLIYGRTGWIGGLLGKICEKQGIPYEYGRGRLEERSHLILDIQNVKPTHVFNAAGVTGRPNVDWCESHKQETIRTNVVGTLNLADVCRDHDLLLMNYATGCIFEYDAKHPEGSGIGFKEEDKPNFIGSFYSKTKAMVEELLREYENVCILRVRMPISSDLSNPRNFITKIARYDKVVNIPNSMTVLDELLPISIEMAKRNCRGIWNFTNPGVVSHNEILEMYRSYIDPSFKWTNFTLEEQAKVIVAPRSNNEMDATKLKREFPELLSIKDSLIKFVFEPNKKVLSH